From Salinirubellus salinus, the proteins below share one genomic window:
- a CDS encoding ATP-grasp domain-containing protein, with the protein MSEAFSADRTDGQVPPTGVRVGVLSFHNSKETKAILNAVRALGHEPVWLREENTRTWTADGRVHFDPDVDVVANRLLTTKASHPLDDLGVAASYDAARPVLNAPDAVLRAVHKYGAAATLAAAGLPVPDAYMAFAHRTINEDAPVDGRTVHKPAIGTNGGRMTVVEADEAVAPTVARRRAFLQQFFDAGEGRPFDVRVYVVDDRVVGAMKRYAPAGEWRTNVALGGEVKDFTDDLPAEASDLARDATAVLGLDYAGVDLLQRDGEWYVLEVNATAGFKGLFEATGVSPAPAIARLAIERAEGRVDDDRVAELVTTLDDSVPECRPAPAAAPTAPETVGYTESVVVSGGGALEHAVAKADTGARRTSIDVDLAAAVGAGPLVGTTRVRSGTTQSGTKRPLVDLSVKVGGRWHTTTASVEDRSHMRYPVLLGRDVLRGYHVDVQRRVDEE; encoded by the coding sequence ATGAGCGAGGCCTTCTCCGCGGACAGAACGGACGGACAGGTACCCCCGACGGGCGTCCGGGTCGGGGTGTTGAGTTTCCACAACAGCAAGGAGACGAAGGCCATCCTCAACGCGGTCCGGGCGCTTGGGCACGAGCCGGTCTGGCTCCGCGAGGAGAACACCCGGACGTGGACGGCCGACGGGCGGGTCCACTTCGATCCCGACGTGGACGTCGTGGCGAACCGGCTGCTGACGACGAAGGCCTCGCACCCGCTCGACGACCTCGGGGTGGCGGCGAGCTACGACGCCGCCCGGCCCGTGCTGAACGCCCCCGACGCCGTGCTGCGGGCGGTCCACAAGTACGGCGCCGCGGCCACGCTCGCCGCCGCCGGCCTCCCCGTCCCGGACGCCTACATGGCGTTCGCCCACCGGACAATCAACGAGGACGCCCCCGTCGACGGGCGGACGGTGCACAAGCCGGCCATCGGGACGAACGGCGGGCGGATGACGGTCGTCGAGGCCGACGAGGCCGTCGCGCCGACCGTCGCCCGGCGGCGGGCGTTCCTCCAACAGTTCTTCGACGCTGGCGAGGGCCGGCCGTTCGACGTCCGCGTCTACGTGGTCGACGACCGGGTCGTCGGCGCGATGAAGCGGTACGCGCCGGCCGGCGAGTGGCGGACGAACGTGGCGCTCGGCGGCGAGGTCAAGGACTTCACCGACGACCTCCCGGCCGAGGCCAGCGACCTCGCGAGGGACGCGACGGCCGTCCTCGGCCTCGACTACGCCGGCGTCGACCTGCTCCAGCGCGACGGGGAGTGGTACGTCCTCGAGGTGAACGCCACGGCCGGGTTCAAGGGGCTGTTCGAGGCGACCGGCGTGAGCCCCGCGCCCGCCATCGCCCGCCTCGCCATCGAGCGAGCGGAGGGGCGGGTCGACGACGACCGGGTGGCCGAACTCGTCACCACGCTCGACGACAGCGTCCCCGAGTGCCGGCCGGCGCCGGCGGCGGCGCCCACGGCGCCCGAGACAGTCGGCTACACCGAGAGCGTGGTCGTGAGCGGCGGGGGAGCGCTCGAGCACGCCGTCGCCAAGGCCGACACCGGTGCCCGGCGGACGAGTATCGACGTGGACCTCGCCGCGGCCGTCGGTGCGGGCCCGCTCGTCGGCACGACACGAGTGCGGTCGGGGACGACCCAGAGCGGCACGAAGCGGCCGCTCGTCGACCTCTCGGTGAAGGTCGGCGGCCGGTGGCACACCACCACCGCCAGCGTCGAGGACCGGAGCCACATGCGCTATCCCGTCCTCCTCGGGCGCGACGTCCTCCGGGGCTACCACGTCGACGTCCAGCGCCGGGTGGACGAGGAGTGA
- a CDS encoding zinc finger HIT domain-containing protein, translated as MSLETLCQICESAPAAYQCRRCGALVCPAHYDEETGLCTDCAAAVP; from the coding sequence GTGAGCCTCGAGACGCTCTGTCAGATCTGCGAATCGGCACCCGCGGCGTACCAGTGTCGGCGCTGTGGCGCGCTGGTGTGTCCGGCGCACTACGACGAGGAGACGGGGCTCTGTACCGACTGTGCCGCGGCGGTCCCGTGA
- a CDS encoding VOC family protein — translation MDLRLDHVTVAGRSLDALDAAFSGVGLDPTYGGTHSNGVTHMSTLPFPDGTYLECISTREAGAASPWWDAHIRTDAGPCAWCVRVPDAGEAAETLRDRGVAVDGPHEFARERPDGTRLAWELVYLGGGEPGAVLPFCIADTTPREWRVGDPRAGTGVTGIETVVVGVPTLEAASERLRAAFDLGAPTADESERLGARVARFPDAPVALAAPLGDGWLAERLETVGASPCAYLFEAEAGVTDRYPVLTREPWGEREAAWLDPDGLGGLRHLGLVEGA, via the coding sequence ATGGACCTCCGTCTCGACCACGTCACCGTCGCCGGGCGGTCGCTCGACGCACTCGACGCGGCGTTCTCGGGCGTCGGCCTCGACCCGACCTACGGCGGCACCCACTCGAACGGCGTCACGCACATGTCGACCCTGCCGTTCCCCGACGGGACCTACCTCGAGTGCATCTCGACGCGCGAGGCGGGCGCGGCCTCGCCGTGGTGGGACGCCCACATCCGGACCGACGCTGGCCCCTGCGCGTGGTGCGTCCGGGTGCCCGACGCAGGCGAGGCGGCCGAGACGCTCCGTGACCGCGGCGTCGCCGTCGACGGCCCGCACGAGTTCGCCCGCGAGCGCCCCGACGGGACCCGACTGGCGTGGGAACTCGTCTACCTCGGTGGCGGCGAACCGGGGGCTGTCCTGCCGTTCTGCATCGCGGACACGACTCCGCGGGAGTGGCGCGTCGGCGACCCGAGGGCCGGGACTGGCGTCACGGGAATCGAGACGGTCGTGGTCGGCGTCCCGACCCTCGAGGCGGCGAGCGAGCGACTCCGGGCCGCGTTCGACCTCGGGGCGCCGACGGCGGACGAGAGCGAACGACTCGGGGCACGGGTGGCCCGGTTCCCGGACGCCCCGGTCGCGCTGGCGGCGCCGCTCGGTGACGGGTGGCTCGCCGAGCGACTCGAGACCGTGGGTGCCAGCCCGTGTGCCTACCTCTTCGAGGCCGAGGCGGGCGTGACCGACCGGTATCCCGTCCTGACGAGGGAGCCGTGGGGCGAGCGGGAGGCCGCGTGGCTCGACCCCGACGGCCTCGGCGGGCTCCGACACCTCGGGCTGGTCGAGGGGGCCTGA
- a CDS encoding SDR family NAD(P)-dependent oxidoreductase, whose translation MTRLDDDVILVTGASRGLGREMSLRFAEEGARVVLLARDEAELESVAAEADGETLVTPADVTDGEAVAAAVDDAHDRFGRVDTLVNNAGIGLLSLDDGGSPLADIDPERWRTILDVNLTGVFECSRAVLPGMAERGEGNVVNISSGLGRRAAPGYAPYVASKFGLEGLTKTTALDYEDAGVNVNALDPGGRVNTAFWDHLPDEERQSILQPDVMNEAAVLLAAQGPGGVTGESMAADDWEARLG comes from the coding sequence GTGACACGACTCGACGACGACGTGATACTGGTGACGGGCGCGAGCCGAGGCCTCGGCCGCGAGATGAGCCTCCGCTTCGCCGAGGAGGGCGCACGGGTGGTCCTGCTCGCCCGCGACGAGGCCGAACTCGAATCGGTCGCCGCGGAGGCCGACGGCGAGACGCTCGTCACGCCTGCGGACGTGACCGACGGCGAGGCGGTCGCGGCGGCCGTCGACGACGCCCACGACCGGTTCGGCCGGGTCGACACCCTCGTCAACAACGCGGGCATCGGTCTGCTGAGTCTCGACGACGGTGGCAGCCCGCTGGCCGACATCGACCCCGAGCGCTGGCGGACCATCCTCGACGTGAACCTCACCGGCGTGTTCGAGTGCTCTCGGGCCGTCCTCCCCGGGATGGCCGAGCGCGGTGAGGGGAACGTCGTCAACATCTCCTCCGGACTCGGTCGCCGGGCCGCGCCCGGCTACGCCCCCTACGTCGCCTCGAAGTTCGGGCTCGAGGGGCTGACGAAGACGACGGCGCTGGACTACGAGGACGCTGGAGTCAACGTGAACGCGCTCGACCCCGGCGGCCGCGTGAACACCGCCTTCTGGGACCACCTGCCGGACGAGGAACGCCAGTCCATCCTCCAGCCTGACGTGATGAACGAGGCCGCGGTGCTCCTCGCGGCGCAGGGGCCGGGCGGGGTCACGGGCGAGTCGATGGCGGCCGACGACTGGGAGGCGCGGCTGGGCTGA
- a CDS encoding ribonuclease HI family protein codes for MTDRLPAEPRSPLAEHADRVLAHHGYDLAAAIDAVDAAVPGIGGLFGPNTSSADLRAAFDAVLDEPAPERTPPPLRGDRLVLYVDGSSRGNPGPAGAGAVLVDGVHTPPGDVRLDPDVETLAELGRPVGSNSGNNVAEYAALHLGLDAVCRWYPDTPLEVRIDSTTVIRNVWDDEPPHPGCDGYAAAIRDLLGQVPAHEWTHLADHDPNPADALATVGADLAALGP; via the coding sequence GTGACCGACCGCCTCCCGGCCGAGCCGCGCTCGCCGCTGGCCGAGCACGCGGACCGCGTCCTCGCACACCACGGCTACGACCTCGCGGCGGCCATCGACGCGGTGGACGCGGCCGTCCCCGGCATCGGCGGGCTGTTCGGCCCGAACACCTCGAGCGCCGACCTGCGGGCGGCGTTCGACGCCGTCCTCGACGAACCGGCGCCCGAGCGCACCCCGCCACCCCTCCGTGGCGACCGGCTCGTCCTGTACGTCGACGGGAGTTCGCGCGGCAACCCCGGCCCGGCTGGCGCGGGCGCGGTGCTGGTCGACGGCGTCCACACCCCGCCCGGTGACGTGCGGCTCGACCCCGACGTCGAGACGCTCGCGGAACTCGGCCGTCCGGTCGGCTCGAACAGCGGGAACAACGTCGCCGAGTACGCCGCGCTCCACCTCGGCCTCGACGCGGTCTGTCGGTGGTACCCCGACACGCCGCTGGAGGTCCGCATCGACTCGACGACCGTGATACGGAACGTCTGGGACGACGAGCCGCCGCACCCCGGCTGCGACGGCTACGCCGCGGCCATCCGCGACCTCCTTGGGCAGGTCCCCGCCCACGAGTGGACCCACCTCGCGGACCACGACCCGAACCCGGCGGACGCGCTGGCGACCGTGGGTGCGGACCTCGCAGCGCTCGGGCCCTGA
- the hisD gene encoding histidinol dehydrogenase, producing MSGEYLKSAADASLEIPREVTESVRDIVDTVRDDGDAGVRELTRRFDDVEREALRVSDAELEAAAAELTAAERRTIDNTIENVRAFHEEQFAHLDGFETEFGDGITLGTRLVPIERAGVYVPGGRKPLVAAPAMTIVPAVIAGVEEVVACAPPQADGSVQPAQLYAMDRAGADEIYVAGGAQAVAAMAYGTESIPAVEKITGPGNVFVIEAKRQVYGHVGIDFLAGPSEVLILADETADPKLVAGDLLAQAEHDPRARTILVATDRDLAAAAVDELHDQLSTLRTEDVARESWDDNGEVVVVDDVSEAVAVANEWAPEHLQVMTDDPRALLEDLHNYGSLFLGHHAPVVFGDKAVGTNHTLPTLEVARYSGGINVTTYLKVQTHQHLTAEGADSIAPWAAKICEMEGTHAHQLSAERRIQSAESRALARELELESGGAVDLSESED from the coding sequence ATGTCCGGAGAGTACCTCAAGTCGGCCGCCGACGCGTCGCTCGAGATCCCACGCGAGGTGACCGAGTCGGTGCGCGACATCGTCGACACGGTTCGAGACGACGGCGACGCGGGCGTTCGAGAACTCACACGACGGTTCGACGATGTCGAGCGCGAGGCGCTGCGCGTGAGCGACGCCGAACTCGAGGCGGCCGCGGCCGAACTCACGGCGGCCGAGCGACGGACCATCGACAACACCATCGAGAACGTCCGGGCGTTCCACGAGGAGCAGTTCGCCCACCTCGACGGGTTCGAGACGGAGTTCGGCGACGGCATCACGCTCGGGACGCGGCTGGTGCCCATCGAGCGGGCCGGCGTCTACGTCCCCGGCGGCCGGAAACCGCTCGTCGCGGCGCCGGCGATGACCATCGTCCCCGCGGTCATCGCCGGGGTCGAGGAGGTGGTCGCATGTGCCCCGCCGCAGGCCGACGGCTCCGTCCAGCCGGCACAGCTCTACGCGATGGACCGGGCCGGGGCCGACGAGATATACGTCGCCGGCGGCGCACAGGCCGTCGCCGCGATGGCGTACGGCACCGAGTCGATCCCGGCCGTCGAGAAGATAACCGGGCCGGGGAACGTGTTCGTCATCGAGGCGAAACGGCAGGTGTACGGCCACGTCGGCATCGACTTCCTCGCCGGGCCGAGCGAGGTGCTGATACTCGCGGACGAGACGGCCGACCCCAAACTCGTCGCCGGTGACCTCCTCGCACAGGCCGAGCACGACCCGCGCGCACGGACGATTCTCGTCGCCACGGACCGTGACCTCGCGGCGGCGGCCGTCGACGAACTCCACGACCAGCTGTCGACACTCCGGACCGAGGACGTCGCCCGCGAGAGCTGGGACGACAACGGCGAGGTGGTGGTCGTCGACGACGTGTCGGAGGCCGTGGCGGTGGCCAACGAGTGGGCACCCGAGCACCTGCAGGTGATGACAGACGACCCGCGAGCGTTGCTGGAGGACCTCCACAACTACGGCTCGCTGTTCCTCGGGCACCACGCACCCGTGGTCTTCGGCGACAAGGCCGTCGGGACGAACCACACGCTCCCGACGCTGGAGGTGGCCCGCTACAGCGGCGGTATCAACGTCACGACGTACCTGAAAGTGCAGACCCACCAGCACCTCACGGCCGAGGGGGCCGACAGTATCGCGCCGTGGGCCGCGAAGATCTGCGAGATGGAGGGGACCCACGCCCACCAGCTCTCGGCCGAGCGGCGCATCCAGTCGGCGGAGAGTCGTGCCCTCGCTCGCGAACTCGAACTGGAATCCGGGGGCGCCGTCGACCTCTCGGAGTCGGAGGACTGA
- a CDS encoding SDR family NAD(P)-dependent oxidoreductase, producing the protein MGDLDDTVAFVTGASGGIGRAIALEFAAEGARVALAARGDGIHETAAAFEDESRALPVRTDVTDETSVADAVERTVETFGGLDCLVNNAGIAGPTAPVEEVTVEEWERTMDVNVTGMFRCVKHAASHLRASDRGSVVNVASISGKRPLADRTPYTTSKMAVVGFTRTLAFEFGGDDVTVNAVCPGATRGDRIDRVIERQAERRGLSFEDAKRAVFTDDTALGRLTDPEAVAEMVGYLASEKGRNVTAQDINVDGGTVWY; encoded by the coding sequence GTGGGCGACCTGGACGACACCGTCGCGTTCGTCACCGGCGCGAGCGGGGGAATCGGCCGCGCCATCGCCCTCGAGTTCGCGGCCGAGGGCGCACGCGTGGCGCTCGCCGCCCGTGGCGACGGCATCCACGAGACGGCCGCGGCGTTCGAGGACGAGTCACGGGCACTCCCCGTCCGGACGGACGTGACCGACGAGACGTCGGTCGCCGACGCCGTCGAGCGGACTGTCGAGACGTTCGGCGGCCTCGACTGTCTCGTCAACAACGCGGGTATCGCGGGGCCCACCGCACCCGTGGAGGAGGTCACCGTCGAGGAGTGGGAGCGGACGATGGACGTGAACGTGACGGGGATGTTCCGCTGTGTCAAGCACGCCGCGTCACACCTCCGGGCGAGCGACCGGGGGAGTGTCGTCAACGTCGCGTCCATCAGCGGGAAGCGACCGCTCGCCGACCGGACACCCTACACCACCTCGAAGATGGCGGTCGTCGGGTTCACCCGCACCCTCGCGTTCGAGTTCGGCGGGGACGACGTGACGGTCAACGCCGTCTGTCCGGGCGCGACCCGTGGAGACCGCATCGACCGCGTCATCGAGCGGCAGGCCGAACGGCGCGGGCTCTCGTTCGAGGACGCGAAACGGGCGGTGTTCACCGACGACACCGCGCTCGGCCGACTGACGGACCCCGAGGCCGTCGCCGAGATGGTCGGCTACCTCGCCAGCGAGAAGGGACGGAACGTGACCGCGCAGGACATCAACGTCGACGGCGGCACCGTCTGGTACTGA
- a CDS encoding ABC transporter substrate-binding protein encodes MRDDAPRSASRRRFLAALGASAAATGLAGCSFRTTGDGVSVELGGSAGDGDGDTPAPATPTDTAMPMATTTPTRSPTPTARPTSTPTRTPTRTATSTPTRTPTRTATSTPTRTPAPTATPTPTRRGGTLQLTTSSLTGFDPAMATNEDTLAVVENLFDGLTTFPNGATDAQLQLATDVSLSADARTYTVSLVDGATFHDGSPVTASAVVYSWERLAASEHSRNGYLLLDYLGVEHDTTNGEYDPGSMAVRAVDRTTLEFTLASPFASTLQLLAFPQLAPIPEGIVGDVDGYSGRMGHTQFVENPVGSGPFVLDRWTQNDEVVLSRFANYHGQPPDLDGIRWTVLNDTSQRYQYGQNRSADFVTVPSDEYDRDEVSVTRTDDRGRRFGTYGPMANGATVSYLAVPTLTTFYVGSNMTVVPKPVRQATAYALNQHETVEQVLDGRAAPAYHFTPPGIYPDQQYDGHASGSYPYGYDETKLARARQVMEDAGYSEANRFELTFTHYPSQTVRATAALLRDKLTSAHIDMELEEEPFATFLNRGRNGNLEMFWFGYVAEWPRPDSFLQYLNPPATDTADPDVGIYLDWEGTQSAEDARRAWDRIRFNQGPSDSARRTREAAYVAMEEANWEAAGLVPVTHPVDERFAYDGVDVDPFGSLGHTYQEYDRVVKTR; translated from the coding sequence GTGCGTGACGACGCGCCGCGCTCCGCGAGCAGACGCCGCTTCCTGGCGGCGCTCGGTGCCTCGGCCGCCGCGACGGGGCTGGCGGGGTGCAGTTTCCGGACGACCGGCGACGGCGTCTCGGTCGAACTCGGTGGCAGCGCCGGAGACGGCGACGGAGACACGCCGGCTCCGGCGACGCCGACGGACACCGCGATGCCGATGGCGACGACGACACCGACTCGTTCCCCCACACCGACCGCACGGCCGACGTCGACGCCGACCCGGACGCCGACACGAACCGCCACGTCGACGCCGACCCGGACGCCGACACGAACCGCCACGTCGACGCCGACCCGGACGCCGGCGCCGACCGCGACCCCCACGCCGACACGACGGGGCGGCACGCTCCAGTTGACCACGAGTTCGCTGACCGGGTTCGACCCCGCGATGGCGACCAACGAGGACACGCTCGCCGTCGTCGAGAACCTCTTCGACGGGCTGACGACGTTCCCGAACGGGGCCACCGACGCGCAGTTACAGTTGGCGACGGACGTCTCGCTCTCGGCCGACGCCCGGACGTACACCGTCTCGCTGGTCGACGGGGCGACGTTCCACGACGGCTCGCCGGTGACGGCCTCGGCGGTCGTCTACTCGTGGGAGCGTCTCGCCGCCTCGGAGCACTCCCGGAACGGCTACCTCCTCCTCGACTACCTCGGCGTCGAACACGACACCACGAACGGCGAGTACGACCCCGGCTCCATGGCCGTCCGGGCGGTGGACCGGACGACGCTGGAGTTCACGCTCGCCTCGCCGTTCGCCTCGACCCTCCAGCTGCTCGCGTTCCCACAACTCGCACCCATCCCGGAGGGCATCGTCGGCGACGTCGACGGCTACAGTGGCCGGATGGGGCACACGCAGTTCGTGGAGAATCCGGTCGGGAGCGGCCCGTTCGTCCTCGACCGCTGGACCCAGAACGACGAGGTGGTGCTCTCGCGGTTCGCGAACTACCACGGCCAGCCACCGGACCTCGACGGGATCCGCTGGACGGTGCTGAACGACACCTCGCAGCGCTACCAGTACGGCCAGAACCGGAGCGCGGACTTCGTCACCGTCCCGTCCGACGAGTACGACCGGGACGAGGTGTCGGTCACGCGGACGGACGACCGTGGCCGTCGGTTCGGGACCTACGGCCCGATGGCGAACGGAGCGACCGTCTCGTACCTCGCGGTCCCCACGCTCACGACGTTCTACGTCGGGTCGAACATGACCGTCGTCCCGAAACCGGTGCGGCAGGCGACCGCGTACGCGCTGAACCAGCACGAGACGGTCGAGCAGGTGCTGGACGGCCGGGCCGCCCCCGCGTACCACTTCACCCCGCCGGGCATCTACCCGGACCAGCAGTACGACGGCCACGCGAGTGGGTCGTACCCGTACGGTTACGACGAGACGAAACTCGCCCGTGCACGGCAGGTGATGGAGGACGCGGGGTACAGCGAGGCCAACCGCTTCGAACTGACGTTCACCCACTACCCGTCACAGACGGTCCGCGCCACAGCCGCCCTCCTCCGTGACAAACTCACCTCGGCCCACATCGACATGGAACTCGAGGAGGAGCCGTTCGCCACGTTCCTCAATCGGGGCCGGAACGGCAACCTCGAGATGTTCTGGTTCGGGTACGTCGCGGAGTGGCCGCGGCCCGACAGTTTCCTCCAGTACCTGAACCCGCCCGCGACCGACACCGCCGACCCGGACGTGGGCATCTACCTTGACTGGGAGGGCACCCAGTCCGCCGAGGACGCGAGGCGCGCGTGGGACCGTATCCGGTTCAACCAGGGGCCGAGCGACTCGGCCCGGCGGACCCGTGAGGCGGCCTACGTCGCCATGGAGGAGGCCAACTGGGAGGCCGCTGGGCTCGTCCCGGTCACGCACCCCGTCGACGAGCGCTTCGCGTACGACGGCGTGGACGTCGACCCGTTCGGCAGTCTCGGCCACACCTACCAGGAGTACGACCGCGTCGTCAAGACGCGCTGA
- a CDS encoding alpha/beta fold hydrolase: protein MARSLPSSVDAQYVTTERLDTHVLVSGDRDGTSVCLLHGNVSSSRFWAELMADLPDEWFVFAPDMRGYGNSETKPVDATRGMGQFSDDLAALVDALDVDSFVLAGWSIGGGVAMQYAIDHPERLTDLVLVSTMSPYGFGGTTRDGTPCQPDHAGTGAGLANPEFVERLAAGDTSAEGDASPRTVMEAFYVGPEYEFDPELADAYVDAMCQTAVGDENYPGDSAPSEHWPGVAPGEHGVLNAVSPKYFDTTGLDDIDPKPPVLWVRGDADQVVSDTSFFDAGFLGQAGQLPDWPGEDVFPPQPMNAQTRDVLDAYAADGGQYTEEVFEGVGHSPHVERPERFRSLLVEFLGE from the coding sequence ATGGCCCGTTCACTGCCATCGTCGGTCGACGCACAGTACGTGACGACGGAGCGCCTGGACACCCACGTCCTCGTCTCGGGCGACCGGGACGGGACGTCGGTCTGCCTGCTCCACGGGAACGTCTCGTCCTCGCGGTTCTGGGCCGAACTGATGGCCGACCTGCCCGACGAGTGGTTCGTCTTCGCCCCCGACATGCGCGGGTACGGGAACTCGGAGACGAAGCCGGTCGACGCGACACGGGGGATGGGCCAGTTCAGCGACGACCTCGCGGCGCTCGTCGACGCGCTCGACGTCGACTCGTTCGTGCTGGCAGGGTGGTCCATCGGCGGCGGGGTTGCGATGCAGTACGCCATCGACCACCCGGAGCGGCTGACCGACCTGGTGCTCGTGAGCACGATGTCGCCGTACGGGTTCGGGGGGACGACGCGCGACGGAACGCCCTGTCAGCCCGACCACGCGGGGACCGGCGCGGGACTGGCCAACCCGGAGTTCGTCGAGCGCCTCGCCGCGGGAGACACGAGTGCCGAGGGGGACGCCTCGCCGCGAACCGTGATGGAGGCGTTCTACGTCGGGCCGGAGTACGAGTTCGACCCGGAGCTCGCCGACGCGTACGTCGACGCGATGTGCCAGACGGCCGTCGGCGACGAGAACTACCCCGGCGACTCGGCCCCCTCCGAGCACTGGCCTGGCGTCGCCCCCGGCGAGCACGGCGTGCTCAACGCCGTCTCGCCGAAGTACTTCGACACCACGGGGCTCGACGACATCGACCCGAAACCGCCCGTGCTGTGGGTCCGCGGGGACGCCGACCAGGTCGTCTCGGACACCTCGTTCTTCGACGCCGGGTTCCTCGGGCAGGCCGGCCAACTCCCGGACTGGCCGGGCGAGGACGTCTTCCCGCCCCAGCCGATGAACGCCCAGACCCGGGACGTCCTCGACGCCTACGCCGCGGACGGGGGACAGTACACGGAGGAGGTGTTCGAGGGCGTCGGGCACTCGCCGCACGTCGAGCGCCCCGAGCGGTTCCGGTCGCTGCTGGTCGAGTTCCTCGGTGAGTGA
- a CDS encoding amidohydrolase family protein, producing MEHVEGTILAGRSFEPVRGRVVVEEGRIAAVEETETASTSIVLPAFVNAHTHVGDSVAKEGAVGLGLEDAVAPPDSLKHRRLTDADHETLVGEMHRTFRYMERTGTAAFLDFREFGVEGTRALREAAEGLDIEPFVFGSDDAAVLDVADGFGASGANDADFSALRAAVAERDRPFAIHAGEPDATDIHPALDLDPDLLVHMVHAEAEHLERVAEQAVPIAVCPRANLVLGVGRPPIETLLEYTDVALGTDNVMLNSPSMFREMAYTAKTFDVSATEVLRMATTAGAEAVGLDCGVVEPGRRAALLVLDGDSDNLSAVADPVEGVVRRASALDVERVVLP from the coding sequence ATGGAACACGTGGAGGGGACCATCCTCGCCGGCCGGTCGTTCGAACCGGTCCGCGGCAGGGTCGTCGTCGAGGAGGGTCGTATCGCGGCCGTCGAGGAGACCGAGACGGCGTCGACGAGCATCGTCCTGCCGGCGTTCGTGAACGCGCACACCCACGTCGGTGACTCCGTCGCCAAGGAGGGTGCCGTCGGGCTGGGGCTGGAGGACGCGGTCGCCCCGCCCGACAGCCTGAAACACCGGCGGCTGACCGACGCCGACCACGAGACGCTGGTGGGCGAGATGCACCGCACGTTCCGCTACATGGAGCGGACCGGGACCGCCGCGTTCCTCGACTTCCGGGAGTTCGGCGTCGAGGGGACCCGGGCACTGCGCGAGGCGGCAGAGGGCCTCGACATCGAGCCGTTCGTCTTCGGGAGCGACGACGCGGCCGTCCTCGACGTGGCCGACGGGTTCGGCGCCAGCGGGGCGAACGACGCCGACTTCTCCGCCCTTCGGGCGGCCGTCGCCGAGCGGGACCGCCCGTTCGCCATCCACGCCGGCGAACCCGACGCCACCGACATCCACCCCGCGCTGGACCTCGACCCGGACCTGCTCGTCCATATGGTCCACGCCGAGGCCGAACACCTCGAACGGGTCGCCGAGCAGGCGGTCCCCATCGCCGTCTGTCCGCGGGCGAACCTCGTCCTCGGGGTCGGTCGGCCACCCATCGAGACCCTGCTGGAGTACACCGACGTGGCGCTCGGGACGGACAACGTGATGCTCAACTCGCCGTCGATGTTCCGCGAGATGGCCTACACGGCGAAGACGTTCGACGTGAGCGCCACCGAGGTGCTCCGCATGGCGACGACGGCCGGCGCCGAGGCGGTCGGCCTCGACTGCGGAGTCGTCGAACCGGGCCGTCGTGCCGCTCTGCTGGTCCTCGACGGGGACTCGGACAACCTCTCGGCCGTCGCGGACCCCGTCGAGGGCGTGGTCCGCCGGGCGAGCGCGCTCGACGTCGAGCGCGTCGTCCTCCCCTGA